The genomic stretch CCAATGGAAGGCAACCGGAACCACGACACGAGCCTGGGTTCTCGTCCCAGCCGGGCCTGACCAAAACTGGTGCGTCGATCGCGTCGAACTCCAGCAGGCGGACGCCAACACATTGATCATTCGCTGTATTCGCCCCGATGGCAGCAGTGATCTGGTCTATCGCCGTCCAGAGAATCAACGCGAGACGATCACTTTCGAGGGAACTGAACTCCAGAGCGATGTCGGTGTCGTTTCCTTTGATGCGGACAGCACAGCAACCTCGCGATTCATTGCCCCCGAGAAATAATCAGACGAATGCACCACCAATGAAAATCCTGTTCCTGCATGGATGGCAATCCGTCCCCGGCGGCGTCAAACCGACGTTTCTCAAAAGTCACGGTCACACTGTGATCAACCCGGCCCTCGACGATGACGATTTCGAGGCAGCGGTCAAAACAGCACAAGCTGAATACGATTACTATCAACCGGACGTTGTTGTCGGCAGCTCTCGTGGCGGCGCGGTGGCGATGAACATCGACTCGCATGACACGCCACTGATCCTGTTGTGTCCAGCGTGGAAGAAATGGGGAACGGTCACGAAGCTCAAACCCAACTCCACCATTTTGCATTCCCGGAAGGACGACATTGTCCCGTTCGAGCACAGCGAAGTACTCGTGGCAAACAGCGGAGTGCCAGCACCGACGCTGATGGAAGTGGGCAACGACCATCGCCTGGCTGATCCCGAGCCGTTAGCCAAGATGCTCGAAGCATGCGAGACTCACTACCAGATGGCGTTGATGTTCTCATTCTACGAAGGCTTGGCACGAAAAGGACCGGGCAGCGAAGCAACCACGCTGAAAGCCTTGTCGATGCTGGGTGAGTTGCCCCCGTCACCCCGCGTCGTTGATTTCGGTTGCGGAGCTGGTGCGGCGTCTCTCGCGATCGCTAAATCAATGAAGTGCCAAATCACCGCGAGCGATATTCACGCGCCGTTCCTCGCCGAAGTCAATGAACAGGCCCGTCGCGCAGGATTGGAAGAACGCATCGAAACCCTGCTGGCGGATATGGCTGATCCGCCGATCCCGGATGATTCGGTCGATCTGATCTGGTCCGAGGGAGCGATCTACAACATCGGCTTTGAAGCCGGGCTCAAACGCTGGCGTCGGCTGCTGCGTGCTGGTGGATTGATCGCGGTGACCGAGCTCACCTGGCTGACCGACCATCCCCCGCAACCGGCGGTTGAGTTCTGGGAAGCGGAGTATCCCGCGATTTCCCATGTCGATGCCAATCTCAAGAAGATGCGATCGGCAGGATTCGAGATCATCGACCACTTCACCCTACCGACCGAAGACTGGCACAACTTCTACGGCCCGGTGGAACAACGGATTGCCAGCTTTCGGGAACAGCATGCCGGGAACGATGTCGCCCACGCGATACTGGACATGCAGCAAACGGAAGTCGATCTGTGGAAGAAATACGCCGATAGCTACGGCTACGTGTTCTATCTCGGCAGAGCAGTTTGATGTCGAATGAATCGGTCACTTTGAGCATACGATAGACGTGATGGTATGATAACGAATCCAATGATCCTGAGACATTCCCATGAAAGTCGCTCATCATGCCCATCCATCTGGCCACTTTGAATCGCAGGCGTTTTCTGCAAGCTGCTGGCGCGAGCGTGCTGTTGTACGGACGTGGTGCGAATGCCGCTGAGCCA from Thalassoroseus pseudoceratinae encodes the following:
- a CDS encoding class I SAM-dependent methyltransferase; this translates as MKILFLHGWQSVPGGVKPTFLKSHGHTVINPALDDDDFEAAVKTAQAEYDYYQPDVVVGSSRGGAVAMNIDSHDTPLILLCPAWKKWGTVTKLKPNSTILHSRKDDIVPFEHSEVLVANSGVPAPTLMEVGNDHRLADPEPLAKMLEACETHYQMALMFSFYEGLARKGPGSEATTLKALSMLGELPPSPRVVDFGCGAGAASLAIAKSMKCQITASDIHAPFLAEVNEQARRAGLEERIETLLADMADPPIPDDSVDLIWSEGAIYNIGFEAGLKRWRRLLRAGGLIAVTELTWLTDHPPQPAVEFWEAEYPAISHVDANLKKMRSAGFEIIDHFTLPTEDWHNFYGPVEQRIASFREQHAGNDVAHAILDMQQTEVDLWKKYADSYGYVFYLGRAV